A single region of the Polyodon spathula isolate WHYD16114869_AA chromosome 12, ASM1765450v1, whole genome shotgun sequence genome encodes:
- the LOC121324896 gene encoding neurexophilin-1-like yields MYLSMYQLGVVMGKIIRRNRVSEGPGWIALNEDWLQRLELSAATCCDDGVQSLVPRTAAAAAAGDGVPDCLFSSLQLAVGQQDNSQSTKSIERTPPKSLGILEGQGVSPLGRWMLQTRSRAANATSMELPYRSPIPFSKQEFWEMLGSDLQPDSISRVKRRPIVKTGKFKKMFGWGDFYSNIKTVRLNLLITGKIVDHGNGTFSVYFRHNSTGQGNISVSLVPPVKAVEFDLERQSVLYPKDSKIFNCRVEYEKVDRNKKTSLCNYDPSKTCFQEQTQSHVSWVCSKPFKVICIYISFYSTDYRLVQKVCPDYNYHNEMPYLPSG; encoded by the exons ATGTATCTAAGCAT GTACCAGCTGGGAGTTGTGATGGGAAAGATCATTCGCCGAAACAGAGTGAGCGAGG GACCTGGTTGGATCGCCCTAAATGAGGACTGGCTACAACGCCTGGAGCTAAGCGCCGCAACTTGCTGTGATGATGGGGTCCAGTCGCTGGTGCCccgtactgctgctgctgctgctgctggggacGGCGTGCCCG ATTGTCTCTTCTCTTCTTTACAGTTGGCTGTAGGACAGCAGGACAACTCCCAAAGCACCAAAAGCATTGAGAGAACCCCCCCCAAGTCCTTGGGAATTTTAGAGGGACAGGGGGTGTCACCTCTGGGTCGTTGGATGTTACAGACTAGAAGCCGAGCGGCTAACGCCACATCCATGGAACTTCCCTACCGCTCTCCCATCCCCTTCTCCAAGCAGGAATTCTGGGAGATGCTGGGGAGTGATCTTCAACCCGATTCCATCTCGAGGGTCAAACGACGGCCCATCGTCAAGACAGGCAAGTTCAAGAAGATGTTCGGCTGGGGGGACTTCTACTCTAACATCAAAACAGTACGCCTCAATCTCCTGATCACGGGCAAGATTGTGGACCACGGGAACGGCACCTTCAGCGTTTACTTCCGGCACAACTCCACTGGCCAGGGCAACATCTCTGTCAGCCTGGTTCCCCCAGTCAAGGCCGTGGAGTTTGATCTGGAGCGGCAGAGCGTGCTCTATCCCAAGGACTCCAAGATCTTCAATTGCCGTGTGGAGTACGAGAAGGTGGACCGCAACAAGAAGACCTCGCTGTGCAACTACGACCCCTCCAAGACCTGCTTCCAGGAGCAGACCCAGAGCCACGTCTCCTGGGTCTGCTCCAAGCCCTTCAAGGTCATCTGCATCTACATCTCCTTCTACAGCACTGACTACCGCCTGGTCCAGAAAGTGTGCCCAGACTACAACTACCACAACGAGATGCCCTACCTACCCTCTGGATAG